One Glycine max cultivar Williams 82 chromosome 4, Glycine_max_v4.0, whole genome shotgun sequence DNA segment encodes these proteins:
- the LOC102661441 gene encoding protein MAIN-LIKE 2-like: MEKPRHHAYLNSRGSAIQETQGYHCSRLVRTICTIMVRTRGLRRVVGTGRGRDLSQDVAEDVPRRRRPTASARRQRVTQMAEDVAEDVPQLPEDVPQLVEDVPDASDGSPERTGAADGAESDRVASDGTTADDEGFPGGPRDPSVLIGFANHVAHSIWRGQLVSHGRKVDKFGRPTAEIEGMIAATGLDPLIRCSVITTDPGLISAFFERWHMEMSSFHLPVGEVTITLDDVLSLLHIPITGTLHSFEPLATSDAVALLTELLEVTPDKATTETRQAGGPHVRLSWLRDMYQSRCRARQWVAAARAYLLHLVGCTLFANKSATHVHVVHLQAFRDLAQVGTFSWGAAALVHLYDQLNEASQAPTRQMAVLDLRALSISPQEMS; this comes from the exons ATGGAAAAACCCCGTCATCATGCCTACTTGAATAGCCGTGGCTCTGCTATTCAAGAGACACAGGGTTACCACTGTTCAAGGCTTGTCAGAACCATTTGCACT atcatggttagaacaCGAGGTCTACGTCGTGTGGTAGGCACAGGTAGAGGCAGAGACCTTAGTCAGGATGTGGCTGAGGATGTTCCTCGCCGTCGTAGGCCCACTGCCTCAGCACGTAGGCAACGGGTTACCCAGATGGCTGAGGATGTGGCTGAGGATGTTCCTCAATTGCCTGAGGATGTTCCTCAGTTGGTTGAGGATGTGCCTGATGCGTCTGATGGTAGCCCAGAGAGGACAGGAGCCGCCGATGGTGCTGAGTCTGATCGAGTGGCTAGTGATGGGACAACTGCTGATGATGAGGGGTTCCCCGGTGGGCCACGCGATCCATCTGTTTTGATAGGATTTGCTAATCATGTGGCACACAGCATATGGCGTGGACAG TTGGTCTCCCATGGTAGGAAAGTAGATAAATTTGGGAGACCGACTGCTGAGATTGAAGGTATGATTGCGGCCACCGGATTGGATCCATTGATCAGGTGTTCTGTGATCACCACTGATCCTGGACTCATATCCGCCTTTTTTGAGAGGTGGCATATGGAGATGAGCAGCTTCCACCTCCCAGTAGGGGAGGTGACGATCACTCTAGACGACGTTTTGTCGCTCCTGCACATCCCGATTACTGGCACGCTGCATTCATTCGAGCCGCTGGCTACATCTGACGCAGTGGCGCTGTTGACGGAGCTACTTGAGGTCACTCCAGACAAGGCTACAACTGAGACACGTCAGGCAGGTGGGCCTCATGTTCGGTTGTCCTGGCTTCGGGACATGTACCAGAGTAGGTGTCGGGCCAGGCAGTGGGTTGCTGCAGCTCGGGCGTACCTACTTCATTTGGTTGGTTGCACTCTTttcgctaacaagagtgcaacccatGTCCATGTTGTGCATCTACAGGCATTCAGAGACCTGGCACAGGTAGGGACATTCTCTTGGGGAGCGGCCGCTTTGGTCCACTTGTACGATCAGCTTAACGAGGCGTCGCAGGCTCCTACACGGCAGATGGCTG TGTTGGATTTACGAGCACTTTCCATCAGTCCACAG GAAATGTCTTAG
- the HO1 gene encoding heme oxygenase 1, chloroplastic has protein sequence MASSLSTIALFLPQSLYIKPRLAPRPLPPPQFRSLFLTSPAGARTATVMPRRAAVIVSAATAETPKKKGESKGFVEEMRFVAMRLHTRDQAREGEKEVKQPEEKAVTKWDPSVEGYLKFLVDSKLVYDTLEKIVQEAPHPSYAEFRNTGLERSASLAEDLEWFKEQGYTIPEPSSPGLTYAQYLKELSVKDPQAFICHFYNIYFAHSAGGRMIGKKVAEKLLNNKALEFYKWDDDLPRLLQNVRDKLNKVAEPWSREEKDHCLEETEKSFKLSGEILRLILS, from the exons ATGGCGTCATCACTATCAACAATAGCTCTATTCCTGCCCCAATCGCTCTATATTAAGCCCCGCCTGGCGCCACGGCCTCTTCCTCCCCCTCAATTCCGCTCCCTTTTCCTAACCTCACCGGCGGGTGCTCGTACTGCTACTGTCATGCCTAGAAGGGCGGCGGTCATCGTGTCGGCGGCGACGGCGGAGACGCCGAAGAAGAAGGGCGAATCGAAAGGGTTCGTGGAAGAGATGAGGTTCGTGGCGATGAGGCTGCACACGAGGGACCAGGCCAGGGAGGGCGAGAAGGAGGTCAAGCAGCCCGAGGAGAAAGCCGTTACCAAGTGGGACCCATCCGTCGAAGGGTACCTGAAATTTCTTGTGGACAGTAAGCTCGTTTATGACACGCTGGAGAAAATCGTTCAAGAGGCTCCTCATCCTTCTT ATGCTGAATTCAGAAACACTGGATTGGAAAGGTCTGCAAGTTTGGCAGAAGATTTGGAGTGGTTCAAGGAGCAAGGTTATACCATTCCTGAACCTTCTTCTCCTGGTCTTACCTATGCACAATATCTTAAGGAGTTATCTGTGAAGGATCCCCAAGCATTCATTTGCCATTTTTACAATATCTACTTTGCTCATTCAGCTGGTGGTCGAATGATTGGGAAAAAG GTTGCTGAAAAGTTACTTAACAACAAGGCGTTGGAGTTCTACAAATGGGATGATGACCTTCCACGATTGTTGCAGAATGTGAGAGACAAGTTGAATAAAGTTGCTGAA CCTTGGAGTCGGGAAGAAAAGGACCACTGTCTggaagaaacagaaaaatcATTCAAGCTCTCTGGAGAGATTCTCCGTTTGATTTTATCATGA
- the LOC100305797 gene encoding Protein BUNDLE SHEATH DEFECTIVE 2, chloroplastic-like (The RefSeq protein has 1 substitution compared to this genomic sequence): protein MAHSLSFAPICSFKSSCTQGAISGNSVARKAFQINEACQDSKARNFQSLKAADGNPSTKTKSIVCPDCEGNGAILCTQCKGTGVNSVDHFNGQFKAGGLCWLCRGKRDILCGSCNGAGFIGGFTSTFDD, encoded by the exons ATGGCACACTCTCTGAGTTTTGCTCCTATTTGTTCCTTCAAGTCCTCTTGCACACAAG ggGCAATTTCCGGTAATTCGGTTGCCCGAAAGGCTTTTCAGATAAATGAGGCATGTCAGGATTCTAAGGCTCGAAACTTTCAATCTTTGAAG GCCGCGGATGGTAATCCAAGCACCAAAACAAAGAGTATAGTTTGTCCTGATTGTGAAGGAAATG GTGCAATATTATGCACTCAATGCAAAGGTACTGGAGTTAATTCTGTAGATCACTTCAACGGACAATTTAAAGCTGGTGGATTATGTTGGCTATGCAG GGGAAAAAGGGACATATTGTGTGGAAGTTGTAATGGCGCTGGCTTTATTGGTGGATTCATGAGCACATTTGATGATTAG